Proteins from a single region of Limosilactobacillus fermentum:
- the trmB gene encoding tRNA (guanosine(46)-N7)-methyltransferase TrmB, translated as MRVKHKKWAVPLMEAHPEMMTMDPASFKGRWQERFAKPQPLQVEVGMGKGQFIIGMAKAHPEINFIGLEIESTVAAIALKNALPEQLPNLTLVRGDGAGLDTYFEDGSIDRLYLNFSDPWPKTRHEKRRLTYKTFLANYQQVVKPGGGLEFKTDNQGLFEYSLTSLNNFGMIFDGVWLNLHESPENEGNVETEYEQRFASLGQPIYKLKAHFPVN; from the coding sequence ATGCGCGTAAAGCACAAAAAGTGGGCCGTACCCCTGATGGAAGCCCACCCCGAAATGATGACGATGGACCCGGCCAGCTTTAAGGGCCGTTGGCAAGAACGGTTTGCCAAGCCCCAACCGCTTCAAGTAGAAGTGGGGATGGGGAAGGGCCAGTTCATTATCGGGATGGCCAAGGCCCACCCTGAAATTAACTTTATCGGCTTAGAAATCGAATCGACGGTGGCGGCGATCGCCCTTAAAAACGCCCTTCCCGAGCAATTACCAAACCTGACCCTGGTCCGCGGCGACGGGGCCGGCTTGGACACCTACTTTGAAGACGGCAGCATTGACCGGCTGTACTTGAATTTCTCCGATCCGTGGCCAAAGACTCGCCACGAAAAACGGCGCCTGACCTACAAGACCTTCCTGGCCAACTACCAACAGGTGGTTAAGCCGGGGGGCGGCTTGGAGTTTAAGACTGACAACCAGGGGCTGTTTGAGTACTCCTTAACCAGCCTTAACAACTTCGGGATGATTTTTGACGGCGTCTGGTTAAACTTGCACGAAAGCCCGGAAAACGAGGGCAACGTGGAGACCGAATACGAGCAGCGTTTTGCGAGCCTCGGTCAACCCATCTACAAGCTTAAGGCGCACTTCCCGGTAAACTAA
- a CDS encoding HIT family protein codes for MSDCIFCKIIAGEIPSYKVYEDDLVYAFLDISQNTPGHTLLVPKEHVANLFDYDEQLAQDVFTRLPKVARAVRDSNPAIEGMNVVNNNGAVAYQSVFHSHIHLIPRYTKDDDFSIHFVDNSGEYNEEKYTAIQQAIIDHLED; via the coding sequence ATGAGTGATTGCATTTTTTGTAAGATTATCGCCGGGGAAATCCCTAGCTACAAGGTTTACGAAGACGACCTGGTCTACGCCTTTTTAGACATTTCCCAAAACACGCCGGGCCACACCCTCCTGGTGCCCAAAGAACACGTCGCCAACCTCTTTGACTACGACGAACAACTAGCCCAAGACGTGTTTACCCGCCTGCCAAAGGTGGCCCGCGCCGTTCGTGATTCCAACCCGGCCATCGAGGGGATGAACGTCGTCAACAATAACGGGGCCGTCGCTTACCAGTCGGTCTTCCACTCCCACATCCACTTGATCCCACGTTACACCAAGGATGACGACTTCTCCATTCACTTCGTTGATAATTCCGGGGAATACAACGAGGAAAAGTACACCGCCATCCAACAAGCGATCATCGACCACCTGGAGGACTAA
- a CDS encoding peptidylprolyl isomerase, with protein MKSKKMLAIIAGLALALPLAACGNKAVATTSGGKITESEYYSSMKQTSNGKQVLQQMILDKVLEKQYGSKVSTSEVNSEYNAYKKEYGSSFSTVLSEEGLTAKSFKQQIRSNLLLKAAVRNYSTFSSSALKKQWKKYEPKVQTAEILVGSKETAQSIIDTLNNTSGSKLKEFKKLAKSKSTDTTTKSNGGVLSAFDNTDTSLPSAYRKAAFALKTGEYTTEPVKTDNGYYVIYMIKHPAKGKYSSHISDLKDQIVTQNMNNSTFLHNVVSKVLKKGDVSIKDSDLKNIMDDYLTSSSSTSSTTSSSSSSSASELSSSN; from the coding sequence TTGAAATCAAAGAAAATGTTGGCAATCATCGCTGGGTTAGCCCTAGCATTGCCGTTGGCCGCCTGCGGTAACAAGGCGGTCGCCACCACCAGTGGTGGAAAGATCACGGAGAGCGAATACTACTCCAGCATGAAGCAAACCTCCAATGGGAAACAAGTGCTTCAGCAAATGATCCTAGACAAGGTGTTGGAAAAGCAGTACGGAAGCAAGGTTTCGACTTCCGAGGTGAACTCCGAATACAACGCCTACAAAAAGGAGTACGGCTCCTCATTTTCAACCGTTTTATCTGAGGAAGGCTTGACCGCCAAGTCCTTTAAGCAACAGATTCGTTCTAACCTGCTCTTAAAGGCCGCCGTGCGCAATTACTCCACCTTCTCCTCCAGCGCTTTAAAGAAGCAATGGAAGAAGTACGAGCCAAAGGTTCAGACCGCCGAAATTCTGGTGGGTTCAAAGGAAACGGCCCAAAGCATCATCGACACCTTAAACAACACGTCGGGAAGCAAGCTTAAGGAATTCAAGAAGCTGGCTAAGTCCAAGTCCACCGACACGACGACCAAGTCTAACGGTGGGGTCTTATCCGCCTTTGATAATACGGATACTAGCTTGCCATCTGCTTACCGTAAGGCCGCCTTTGCTTTGAAGACCGGTGAATACACGACCGAACCGGTTAAGACCGACAACGGTTACTACGTCATTTACATGATCAAGCACCCGGCTAAGGGTAAGTACTCTTCTCACATCAGCGACTTGAAGGACCAAATCGTTACCCAAAACATGAACAACTCGACCTTCTTACACAACGTTGTTTCCAAGGTCTTAAAGAAGGGTGACGTTTCGATTAAGGATTCTGACTTAAAGAACATCATGGACGACTACTTGACTAGTTCTTCGTCAACGTCTTCCACGACTTCTAGCTCCAGTTCTTCTAGCGCTAGCGAATTATCGTCATCTAACTAA
- a CDS encoding ABC transporter permease, with protein sequence MGDLFEQRRRRHFVLLMKYWRLVFNDHFIIALFFLFGALAYTYAQMIAHVSPGQWWAKLFLTLWLGLIVHVGRLATLVEPADPVFLLPQTSSMINYFRRARYYSLIGGEAITILATVVVLPLAMATVKLTGFEVGEIIASMVLLKFAHLILAQRHLSLVANLTMLNVAGFGEPLVAQVITWWVSPTWGFVATIVMSIGHFAHLRVTEDADWAKAIRFERERMESVYRFFNLFTDVPQVQGKVKRRAWANGLINWLAKGNAWTFLYARGLVRNVELSGLIARLTALMMVVLFFVPLAWLNTALLVIGLYLIITQLTPLADHFEAKVFTHVYPFPPKERQAAFVKVATKVAVVVAVLLAVASLGVRLDWQRAGINLVVALIEGCLLTRYYLKTRIH encoded by the coding sequence ATGGGTGATTTATTTGAACAACGGCGGCGCCGCCACTTCGTTCTCTTAATGAAGTACTGGCGGCTCGTCTTCAACGACCACTTCATCATCGCCCTCTTCTTTTTGTTTGGTGCGTTGGCATACACCTACGCCCAGATGATTGCCCACGTTAGCCCCGGCCAGTGGTGGGCAAAGCTGTTTTTGACCCTCTGGTTAGGCTTGATCGTTCACGTTGGCCGGTTGGCGACCCTAGTTGAACCGGCCGACCCGGTCTTTTTATTGCCGCAAACCAGCTCGATGATCAACTACTTCCGGCGGGCCCGTTACTACAGCCTGATTGGCGGTGAGGCCATCACAATTTTGGCCACCGTGGTGGTGTTGCCGTTGGCGATGGCGACCGTTAAACTGACCGGCTTTGAGGTGGGGGAAATCATCGCCTCAATGGTATTATTGAAGTTTGCCCACTTGATCTTGGCCCAGCGCCACCTCTCCTTGGTGGCCAATTTAACCATGCTCAACGTGGCGGGCTTTGGCGAACCCTTAGTGGCCCAAGTGATTACCTGGTGGGTATCGCCAACCTGGGGCTTTGTAGCAACGATCGTCATGAGCATCGGCCACTTCGCCCACCTCCGGGTCACCGAAGACGCCGATTGGGCCAAGGCGATCCGCTTTGAACGGGAGCGGATGGAATCGGTCTACCGCTTCTTCAACCTCTTCACCGACGTACCGCAAGTGCAAGGTAAGGTTAAGCGCCGCGCTTGGGCCAACGGGTTGATTAACTGGTTAGCCAAGGGCAATGCCTGGACCTTCTTGTACGCCCGGGGCCTGGTGCGCAACGTCGAGTTATCTGGCTTAATTGCCCGCTTGACGGCCTTGATGATGGTGGTGCTCTTCTTTGTCCCACTAGCCTGGCTTAACACCGCCCTGTTGGTGATCGGCCTGTATTTGATTATCACCCAGCTGACCCCCCTGGCCGACCACTTTGAAGCCAAGGTCTTCACCCACGTCTACCCCTTCCCACCAAAAGAGCGCCAGGCCGCCTTTGTTAAGGTGGCCACCAAGGTAGCGGTGGTGGTGGCCGTTTTATTGGCGGTCGCCTCTTTGGGGGTCAGGTTGGACTGGCAACGAGCGGGAATCAACCTAGTCGTCGCCCTAATTGAAGGGTGCTTGTTGACCCGTTACTACTTAAAAACACGAATTCACTAG
- a CDS encoding ABC transporter ATP-binding protein, producing the protein MILEIDDLVGGYSRVPVLKKVSFKVEEGQLVGLIGLNGAGKSTTISHVIGLLHPFSGTIKVGGKQLKDDAEGYKAQIAYIPETPILYDELTLREHLALTIRAYQMDEQAAWQRAQRLLKMFRLDNKLDWFPVDFSKGMRQKVMIVAAFMTEAKLLVVDEPFYGLDPLAVHDLVNLIQEKKEQGVGILMSTHVLDTAQRYCDRFVLLADGKVKTQGTLAELTAGGQTLDEVYLNLARDEQHG; encoded by the coding sequence ATGATTTTAGAAATTGATGACTTGGTTGGCGGCTACTCGCGGGTCCCGGTCTTAAAAAAGGTCTCCTTTAAAGTTGAAGAGGGCCAACTGGTCGGTTTGATCGGTTTAAACGGGGCCGGCAAGTCAACCACGATCAGCCACGTGATTGGCCTCTTGCACCCGTTCTCCGGCACGATTAAGGTCGGTGGCAAGCAGTTAAAAGACGACGCCGAGGGGTACAAGGCCCAGATCGCCTACATTCCCGAAACACCGATTCTTTACGACGAGTTGACCCTGCGGGAGCACTTAGCCCTGACGATCCGGGCCTACCAAATGGATGAACAGGCAGCTTGGCAACGGGCGCAGCGGCTCTTAAAGATGTTTCGCCTGGATAACAAGTTGGACTGGTTTCCGGTGGACTTTTCCAAGGGGATGCGCCAGAAGGTGATGATCGTGGCCGCCTTCATGACCGAAGCTAAGCTCTTGGTGGTCGACGAACCCTTTTACGGTTTGGACCCGCTCGCGGTGCACGACTTGGTGAACCTGATCCAGGAGAAAAAAGAGCAGGGCGTCGGTATTTTGATGTCGACCCACGTCTTGGATACCGCCCAGCGTTACTGTGACCGCTTCGTCCTCTTGGCCGACGGGAAGGTGAAAACCCAGGGGACCCTCGCGGAACTAACGGCAGGCGGGCAGACCCTGGATGAGGTCTACTTGAACTTAGCAAGGGATGAGCAACATGGGTGA